The Punica granatum isolate Tunisia-2019 chromosome 4, ASM765513v2, whole genome shotgun sequence sequence ATACAAATGCACTCATACAGCTTTATCCTCTTCGTAAGATCAAATGCCCGGTCTCAACTAATCGACCACGAAGTTGTATATATGGTAATGCAtgaagaagggaagggaagggaagggaagatCATCCTTGGACAGCCCATGGTATATCATACTTTGTGtgttttcatcttcttcttttttcttttttcttttccttattAGTGGTTGAATATATTAATTCGGAAAAAGGGCTATGTCAATAATAATAGATTTATATGGGATGCCCTTTTGGAGCATGTAGATAAATCTGGAAAGTGACCACACCGTCACGTTTTTAAACATTCCAAACATCATCATTATGTGATAAGGGGATGACTAAATTGACCCAATTGAAGTAAAACTcatacaattaattaaacatgAGATTTACTCGAAATAAGTGATCAATCGATGAGAAAATTTCTTTAATGGcctaaaaaaaattggagaaaaaggaagaaagaaaacgCGGATGATCATTGGTATGATAGGATTGTTTGTATTGGatgccttttctttcttccttttaatTAACCTTCTGGTAATTAATTTggttttaataattaatgtatGGTGTCATTTCTGGTCATCACTCTCACGCTCAAACCTTATCAGATATTAATTGATTGTTCCAATCGACTTTATTCACCATCCATCTCTGATTAACTCTGGCTGTTCTCCACTGTTTTTCTGCATACGACGATTACTCATTAGACATACAACAGAATGATTTCAACGGAATGATCCAAAATTGGCATGAACTttagtttcttcttcttcttcttcttttttttttgggttctcCCAAAGGAGATTCATGGAGAGATTGATGatcggaaaataaaataagtacaTACGAGAATTTTCAGTGGTTCGAATttagaattttattattttattccaCGTGAAGGTGTTTGTCAACGTATTAGACGCATTTTCTTGGCATGAGCATTTAGTTGCTAACTACGCTTATTTGGATAAGCAAAATAATCGTTGACTAATAAAAACAGCAAaggtaatattttttattaaaagaatCTTAAATATGAGTTTATATTTCAGGGAACTTGCATTGTGTTGTTATGGTAGGATAAACATCTAATTTCAAGCCATTAAATACAAGTATCACCCAATCACAACTCAAGTTCATAACTAGTCAACGGAAACTCTCTTCACTAATTTTTCATTGTGTATCATAATATCTGAAAGTTCAATTGACcctaattaatttatgttaGAGCCAGATCAGCCTCCTAAGATTAAAGTTCTCTCTgcgtcaattttttttcattcacaaaattCATATCCGGCACCTTATTTAAAGAGAATAAGAGTTAAATTATTTGAACTACCCCTGCACCTTCTCTTCGCAATTTTCATTGCTTCTTTCTTTTACAGtagatgtttttttttaaagatatttgTTGTTCTCTGGAAGGTTGCAGGATAGTTATTGAAAGTAGTCGTTCTTCAAGTGAATTTATATTTGTGCTAGTTAAGATCCAATGATCCGTCCATTACATATATGTGATCACTTACATCCTTCAATGAATACCTATCTTTTCACCTTTCATAAGCGACGTGATAACATAATAATGAGATATttgtcatatttttatttgtaaggAGTCAAAAGATCACACGGtaagatatatatttcatcTTACGTGATAAGTTTCTGaatttcctctcaatttttatatattgtacatagatatatatatatatatatatatatatattgtccacAATGTGAACATTCATGTATATAGCAAAGTGAATTGGTAGATCTTATGTCTTTGGGATAGATAGGGACCTCACATGATCAAAGATTTAAGGAGGACATACAAATCTTTATCTGATGAAGATAAAACAGTGTTTTGACCAAAAGCAAGAAAAAGTTGTAATGAAAAGAAGACGGGAAAAGAGGGGGGACATGGTGGATCAGGAGCCAATCATGGGAGTGGGGCCAGAAGAGGGGACCTCGTGGTTCATGATTGGCCCCCACCGTCTGATCAAAACCATGTGCGATGTGATCTAATGATTTGTTGCGTGGACTGCTCGTACCAGAAAGCTCCCCCCACCCATAAACTCaatcatcctttttttttttttcaaatttctttaCCATTGCTCCTTTGCGTCGTATCAAAAGCTCATCTTCATCGACACAATTATCCAGCACGCCACAACGCCTAAAATGCACCCAACcctttatatcattttttttcccatataTATGCACAAATACACACACAGGGACGGAGCCAGAATTTCCATTTAGGGGgacaaattaatatttttaaggtaaaatttaaaaaatttaaaaaatttaaaattcaagaGGATAAAATACTaactttatataaaaaaaaacctcatacttttaaagtaaaattgaaagaatttaaagtttgggggggcaattgccccctgCCAATACATCCGCTTCGCCTCTGCGCACATACACACATTATATATCTGCATAGAAGGGCTCAATCATTTCTTGGAAGAAAATACACATTAGATCCAAAAGAATCAAAGAACAATTCTTCTGGTTTCTTTCATGTATAATTTCGAAGTCGAGCTGAGCACCAAAACATGTTTCATACAAGATTCCTCCGTTAGATTGTgtgtcaaaataaaaaaaccgaCTCcgactccttttttttccttttttttgagTAATATCGCGACTTCGACTCTTGGTCAAGTGAACAAGTTAGATAATGTTTTTGAGTTACGTACAGTCTATTAATCATCCCGAGAAAAAATCACATTGGCTTCGGGAATTATTATCATGACTAAAATTTGATGGGTAGTGATATATAATGATCGAGAGAATGATATTATGATGGGCCAAGGCAGCTGTTGAAAGTCATGCCTCATTAATTAGAGGTGGCTCCATTTATTAGGTTTCAAGTGGCAATAATCGGCTCTTCATAAATCACGATACACCCTCCCTAGCTAAGCTATACATATGATacctaataattaaaaagtaagATACAATTCACAtaacatttaaattaaagagaaGACAAATTGAGGAAATATTACGTCACTAATTTAACAATTAATGATTTGGACAGATCCATGCACTATAGATAGATGTTATTATTAACAGCGCCATGCTTAATGAtattaagagagagagagagagagagagcgccTCCGCTGTGGTTGACGCCATCCCCTTAAGAACTTGGCCCAATCATTACATTATTGGCCTTCTGAGCAAGACAAAAAGGTCCCTTAATTTCTTAGGGCTCTTTCTTTAATAAAGTAAGATCACAAAAATTCCCTTAATAAAATCACTGTCTTATTTactattaatataatttaatttactaTTATCCATTTGACCGGACCAAACAATTGATGGTCAATGATGCAGAGTGATGAAATGCCGGGGAGAGATATATCACGGAGCCACTGGGCGCATGCGGATGCCCGTCCGAACTAATGGAACTATCATTTAGACGATCTATCATTTTTCCTTGCGATGGACGAATGATTTCGTTTTAACTCGTGCCAGCGAAAACTACAGTTTTTGGCTTGCTAATTAAAGGCGAGAGCATAGGAAATTAAGACGCAGATAATTAAAATAGAAGAATTAGGAAAGAATATGAATATTTGCATATGTATATCGTACATACATTATAACGTATGATACAAAAAAGATATAAGCCCAATAATTGTGGCCTTGTGAATGATGGGCCTTAGTCAATGAGATAGGATCTTCCGGAGTAGCTTCGAAGCCCACATataaatacaattaattaatgcTTTTAGTTTCAGATTTCTATGGGCCTTAGTCCATGAGATTGGGATCTTTCGAAGTAACATTTTTATTTGCCCTAGGAACGAATTGAAAGCAAAGAAGCCCGACAGCTTCGCTGACGATGATCGAATCaaagattattttaatttcaggtTGAGAGCGAGTATTTTCTCCACTTGTATGTATAGTTAGGGTCGATTTATATCCAGCACCAACCatgtaggaaaaaaaatgccaaTAAGCACAAGAAGTGCTGTGACTATGAATCTGTAGGTTTCGATAATCTCAATTTACTTTATTCGGTTGGCATAACATAGGTTTATTTGGATTGGAGGTGACAtctatttttctaataaaagcCAAAATGTCGCAAATATAAAGTAGATTATGCACATaacattaataattttatagttGTCGATCGAGGGGCTTGTGACCCAAAAACCTAATACCAAATTAAACTACTTAAGCCCATTGCAATTACTGGCCttttaaaagattaaaaaaagcTCGATGGCTTCACTCTTCAAAGAAAATCGTGTATTGTCATGTGCGTATTTTAGCTCCAATTTCTTATAGTATTTCACCAAATCAATTCCCCTTTCTCGCATGAGTAAATGggacaaaaattaaaatggacatacttttatatatatatatatatatatatagtaataataGGCAAAACGAATCATGATTCATTTAATTGACTATGACCATTAGATACTTTCACACAAATTCCAAATTCGTATGTTACaagcattgttatcagaaccggaccggaccggccggttcgaccgtccggaccgggaaccggcaccaagTCCGGTCCGATTCTcctaaaaaccgaaatggcagctttgaaccgccggacccattgaaccggccggttttaagcaaaatttcattaaaccggccggttctatgggtttttatgggttccctatttaatgtaaaaattgattggttgtgtaaggatttgaactcatgatctcttgcttttcatattagcatactaccaaccaagccaccaccactttttgttcttttaactctacttttaagtacttattaaaataaaatatttattttgaagtaagaaatattaaatatagatactttcttatactattgttatatttctttaaaatcatcatacttttatcttaattatcataatttttttaataatatgaatatttattttattttaaataaacgagcggtccgacccatcgaacccccggttggacccataaacccatgaccccgtaccccttccggttcatcatccggtccggttctgataacactggttACAAGTCAGTTTATATAACACGTAATTTGTCATCGAATCATCATCGAATAAGATGCAGGTCCCACCCGCCCTCGGACAAGGCGAGGCAAACTGCAGACGTTACAGGTAATTCCGGTAATTAAAAGACAAACTTTGTGGcggcaaaaaaataaaagaaattgaaggaaaataaaagaattaaaagaaatCGAAATGCGGAAGCAGCACAGTGATCGTTCTCCTCAACGAAAAGTCTCCATTAAGAAATACTGTTGAATAACAGTTGGCTACACCGAGCCCAGGAATTCCGGGGTCAAATGAGGCAGGAGACCATGATTCATGTTAAGCTGGGGCTTTCATGCACCCGGTGCAGCTACTTTTTTACCAGTCGTTGACATCTTTCATTTAACTTCCCATTAAAGGACCGGGAACAGCTAGAGGGAGCTATACAGACAGTTTGATCGGAGAGCGACGTGCGACTCACTCAACCCAACTTCACGTCTCTTCCTTCCTCCTCCCCTCAACTGATTACGTTCCTTCATTGAATCGCCAAGCGCCACCCCCAGCTTTTCATGTCCGAGGGAGCCCACCGGCGGCGGCCACCCCCGACCCCGGCCGGCCGGAGGAGCAAGCACGATCCTCCCCAACTGTCGCCGTCGCCGTCGAGGCGGTCCAACCCCCCTCGCCGATCGCCCTCGAGGCGCCCGAGACCCGTCGATGTCTTGAAGCGCTGCTTCTCTGAGCCCCTGCTGTGGGATGACAGTGGCGCCGGAGGCTCGCCACCGGCTGGAGATCCGACCCGGAGCGCGGTGGGGCTCGACGCCGGCGTGCTCTTCAGGCCCCAGACGTGCGCCGACGTCTTTgcttcctctccttctttgatGGGTTCCGGCAGCTCTCCTCTCGGCTCCGAGGTGACTAATAACTCAAATCTCACCCCCccccttcattttttttttgcgttaGAATTTGTCAGCTATATGTGGTCGGGagcgattaattaattttaggcCCGACATTTTCTATTTCCAGTATTTTGCTCAAAGTCAAGAATTGGAGGAATGTTAAGTCGGTTGCTTGTGTGCCTTTTTAAGGGAAATGTTTGATTAAATGCTTCGGAGTCCGATTTATACAGATTTATACACCCATATAGAAACATGCAGGATCATTGTGTCTTGAGATGATTGCCCTGTGTATATTCGATGTAATGCTGCTGCTTAGGCAATCCCAAATCACACCTGCGGCAACTGTGAAGCAATGATCTCTTTCGTAAACAGAGGTCACACGGTACATCAATTGCTTGGATTTGTACTTCGATGTCTTGCATTGGATCCAAATGCTCTTGTTCTTGCTAATCTTGGGTTCGAGTGTGCTTGATGATGGGAAGTCCAAAGTTGTTGCTTCTGTAGTCTtattagtgtatatatatatatattttttttccgattcAGGCACACAACAAGGATGCCAAGGTGGTGGTAAATGTAACGGTCGAGGGGAGTCCTGGGCCGATCAGGGCCATGGTGAAGTTGGGGTCTACTGTGGACCAGACCATTAAGCTGGTCGTGGATAAGTACAGCAAAGAAGGGCGGTCACCTAAGCTTGACCGGGGCTCTGCCACCGGTTTCGAGCTTCACCCCTCCTATTTCAGCCTTCAATGTCAGTCCTCTTGACTTTGAAGTCTCTGTCTAACTGTCTTGTTTTAACTGCTCGATTAACGTCTCCCTACTCTTGAGCTATTTGCCTTGAATTTAACTGTTGATTAGAATGTCAACGTGGTCGGGTTACAGTCGGGCAAAACTGCCCGAAGGAGCTTTATAGAAGACAAATAGAGATGATAATATGCTGGAGGTCACAATGTTGAATCCATTGGACTGATGGGAGTTAAGGATTTTATCATATTGGGGACTACTGATATCAACCAACTGATTACCTAGttattcagcaaaaagaaCTGATTACCTAGTTATGGAATAGGATATGATATGAAAcaagaaaaatcatatatcTTGTGGCAGAGATTGTATTGAAATCTAATATCGATCAGAATTTTGAGTTTCCTGATAAGACATTGATTCGTAGTGTTGACATGTATCATTCATATGTTATGTTCCTGTCTTTGAAATGTAATTGATTCTAATTCAGGTTTAGACAAATCGGAACTTATTGGGGACGTTGGCAGCAGAAGTTTCTATCTGCGACGAGGCAGCAGTTCCCACAGCAGCAATGCAGCCTCTGCTTCCTTTGTCTCTGAACCCGTGGCTGCAACTTCAAATGCTGTTGTGGCTCCGCCTCCGATATTTTTGATTCCCTTACCAGGATTCCTAGCCCGCAAGCTCGGGAAAATTGTCAGGAGAACTCGGAAACTATGGAGGTTCCTGACCTGCATGCAATGATCATGGAAAGGGAAAACAGAATTTGGATTCATTCTTAAGAGCGACGCAATTTTTTCGTGTTGCTCTCATCCCGATTTATCTGGATACATGTTCCATTACAGATTTCTTACATAGGACTTTGTATATATACCCAGCTTGCGAATGCTGGTTCTCCTGTATATAGGCTGTGATATTGAGGCACGGCAAAAGGCATGTTCTTAATTGTATATAGTTGGTGATGATCCTATACTTGGTCAGCCATACTCGAACAGTCACCGAGTGAAATTTCCatcaaaatatatgcattatAGAGAACATTCGGGGCTGTAATCTTCTTTTACGGCAAAATACGGATGAAGTTCTAAGAGGGATGTATGtgcaatttatttttgttgggGAATACATTGCTTAAATAAGACGACAGTGCTGGGCAAAGACATGGAGACAGAAAAGTATAATTATATGGGCGTCATGGTCGGTAGAACCAACAAACTTTTGGACGGTCATTTTTAAACTTTGGTCGGTTTATTGCAATAGGACATTTCATAAAGTAGTGGTACACGTCGGTCTTACAATTATGGACCTTCATTCACTATGGTACCTCAGCCCAATCATCCTTTTAACTTACTGATTCTGCCGTTGGCTCAACATGTACAGACCCGTTTAGTTTTAGggttgatttttaaaattttaactctaactttaactctactcactacacaacaaaagtcaataacacgattattattatttttttattttcttcaaattttttaatcatttaatattaaattctctcaattattta is a genomic window containing:
- the LOC116202466 gene encoding uncharacterized protein At4g22758-like isoform X1, with translation MSEGAHRRRPPPTPAGRRSKHDPPQLSPSPSRRSNPPRRSPSRRPRPVDVLKRCFSEPLLWDDSGAGGSPPAGDPTRSAVGLDAGVLFRPQTCADVFASSPSLMGSGSSPLGSEAHNKDAKVVVNVTVEGSPGPIRAMVKLGSTVDQTIKLVVDKYSKEGRSPKLDRGSATGFELHPSYFSLQCLDKSELIGDVGSRSFYLRRGSSSHSSNAASASFVSEPVAATSNAVVAPPPIFLIPLPGFLARKLGKIVRRTRKLWRFLTCMQ
- the LOC116202466 gene encoding uncharacterized protein At4g22758-like isoform X2; the encoded protein is MISFVNRGHTAHNKDAKVVVNVTVEGSPGPIRAMVKLGSTVDQTIKLVVDKYSKEGRSPKLDRGSATGFELHPSYFSLQCLDKSELIGDVGSRSFYLRRGSSSHSSNAASASFVSEPVAATSNAVVAPPPIFLIPLPGFLARKLGKIVRRTRKLWRFLTCMQ